Proteins encoded in a region of the Bacillus sp. T3 genome:
- a CDS encoding TetR/AcrR family transcriptional regulator — protein MSNCGRPREFNNPEVLDAAMDVFWLKGYEACSTEDLCSSTGLGRGSLYNAFGSKHELYEQTLHRYHEHWIQVQTAILEEGPGSAQERLRNLLEWAVEKDFEETSKGCLLIKATMERARIDSAVESVASSHAERLESVLHRVIEKGIQSGEIKSSRSAFELSKSFLCSYYGLRTLNATTRNRALAEQIVEGIMVNIY, from the coding sequence ATGAGTAATTGTGGTAGACCACGGGAGTTTAACAATCCAGAAGTTCTCGACGCAGCAATGGACGTTTTTTGGTTAAAAGGATATGAAGCATGTTCTACTGAGGATTTATGTAGTAGCACTGGGCTAGGACGAGGTAGTTTATATAATGCGTTTGGAAGTAAACATGAATTGTATGAACAAACGCTCCATCGTTATCATGAGCACTGGATTCAGGTGCAAACTGCTATTTTAGAAGAAGGACCTGGTTCAGCCCAAGAAAGGCTACGCAATTTGTTAGAATGGGCTGTGGAAAAGGACTTTGAGGAAACGAGTAAAGGCTGTTTGTTAATTAAAGCCACTATGGAGCGTGCTAGAATAGACTCAGCGGTTGAAAGTGTTGCTAGTAGTCACGCTGAACGTCTGGAAAGTGTTCTCCATCGTGTAATAGAGAAAGGAATTCAATCTGGAGAGATTAAATCTAGCAGATCTGCCTTCGAGCTATCAAAAAGTTTTTTGTGTAGTTACTATGGTCTCCGTACTCTCAACGCAACTACACGTAATCGCGCTTTGGCGGAACAAATCGTTGAAGGTATTATGGTAAACATCTATTAG
- a CDS encoding nitroreductase family protein — MTSKTTAQVTNDFNKIITERRSIKNYDPSVKISREEMAEILTFATRAPSSVNMQPWRFLVIESPEAKAKLAPLARFNQTQVETSSAVIAVFGDLNNFEKFEEIYGAAVDKGFMPLEVKERIQTSFSSYFETISREEMKEVVLVDGGLVSMQLMLAARAYGYDTNPIGGYEKDQIAEAFGLDKDRYIPVMLISIGKAADNGHPSVRLPIDQVAQWK, encoded by the coding sequence ATGACTAGTAAGACTACAGCACAAGTTACGAATGATTTTAATAAAATTATAACAGAACGCCGTTCTATAAAAAATTACGATCCATCTGTAAAAATTAGCCGCGAAGAGATGGCAGAAATTCTTACCTTCGCAACACGTGCTCCATCTTCCGTAAATATGCAGCCATGGCGTTTTCTTGTGATTGAAAGCCCTGAGGCAAAAGCAAAACTTGCCCCTCTAGCTCGGTTCAATCAGACCCAGGTTGAAACATCATCAGCTGTTATTGCGGTTTTTGGTGATTTGAATAATTTTGAGAAGTTCGAAGAAATCTACGGCGCAGCTGTAGATAAGGGATTTATGCCTCTAGAGGTAAAAGAGCGAATTCAGACATCCTTTTCTAGCTACTTTGAAACCATTTCACGCGAAGAGATGAAAGAGGTTGTTTTGGTAGATGGCGGTCTTGTATCAATGCAATTAATGCTTGCTGCCCGCGCTTATGGATATGATACAAATCCAATTGGAGGATATGAAAAAGACCAAATTGCTGAGGCTTTTGGATTGGATAAGGACCGTTATATTCCGGTTATGTTGATTTCTATTGGTAAAGCGGCTGATAACGGGCACCCATCTGTACGTCTCCCAATTGACCAAGTCGCACAATGGAAGTAA
- a CDS encoding putative quinol monooxygenase, giving the protein MIIIHATFQINPAKENLFLEEIQPLISSSREENGNISYRLQKDVENEHVFMMVEVWQDMQAVGSHNSSDHFTKFVAKAKDFLAAPLEVKAFEGQPLKL; this is encoded by the coding sequence ATGATTATCATTCATGCTACATTCCAAATAAACCCAGCGAAGGAGAACCTGTTTCTAGAGGAAATCCAACCGCTTATTTCCTCTTCAAGAGAAGAGAACGGAAATATTTCTTATCGCCTTCAAAAAGATGTAGAAAATGAACATGTATTTATGATGGTGGAAGTTTGGCAGGATATGCAAGCTGTTGGCAGCCATAACTCAAGCGATCACTTTACCAAGTTCGTAGCCAAAGCAAAGGATTTCTTGGCTGCACCATTAGAGGTTAAAGCATTTGAGGGGCAGCCATTAAAATTATAG
- a CDS encoding NADH-dependent flavin oxidoreductase produces MNQKYSKLIEPFTFRSGITIKNRVVMAPMTTWSSNDDLTISDEEVKYYKQRVNGVGLVITGCTHVSPNGQGFTNEFAGYNDEFIPSLRKLADAAKSGGSPAVLQIFHAGDKALPGLDTVSASAYQTEASVETRELSHEEILSTIRAFGDTTRRAIEAGFDGVEIHGAHGFLIQNFWSPATNQRTDQWGGTLENRLRFPLAIIKEIKKVIDTYATKPFILGYRFSPEESSKVDGLRMEDTYELIDFLIEQNLDYIHASLGQVSSKPVDSQDEKTMLELIIERANGKVPVLAAGSMITSDDALKAMELGLPLVAIGHALIMNPDWVEKVANGLEADIASELDLTKLDQLNIPEKLWNVIQARSGWFNISK; encoded by the coding sequence ATGAATCAAAAATACAGTAAGTTAATTGAACCATTCACATTTAGAAGCGGAATAACAATCAAAAATAGAGTCGTTATGGCACCTATGACAACTTGGTCAAGTAATGACGACCTTACCATTTCGGATGAAGAGGTAAAATATTACAAACAAAGAGTAAATGGAGTAGGACTCGTCATTACAGGTTGTACTCATGTTTCACCTAATGGGCAAGGCTTTACGAATGAATTTGCTGGATACAACGATGAATTTATTCCCAGTTTACGAAAATTAGCTGATGCAGCCAAAAGTGGAGGTTCCCCTGCTGTACTTCAGATTTTTCATGCAGGCGATAAAGCCTTGCCTGGGTTGGATACAGTCAGTGCGAGTGCATATCAAACTGAAGCAAGTGTAGAAACAAGAGAACTATCACATGAGGAAATCCTGTCCACTATTCGTGCTTTTGGCGACACAACGAGAAGGGCAATTGAAGCTGGATTTGATGGTGTCGAAATTCATGGGGCTCATGGATTTTTAATTCAAAACTTCTGGTCTCCAGCAACCAATCAACGGACAGACCAATGGGGTGGAACACTTGAGAATCGACTGCGTTTTCCATTGGCAATTATTAAAGAAATCAAAAAGGTAATTGATACATATGCTACCAAACCATTCATTTTAGGATACCGATTTTCTCCTGAAGAATCCTCCAAAGTCGACGGATTACGGATGGAAGACACATATGAACTTATTGATTTCCTTATTGAACAAAATTTAGATTATATACATGCTTCATTAGGTCAAGTGTCTTCAAAGCCAGTTGATAGTCAAGATGAAAAAACAATGCTTGAATTAATTATTGAAAGAGCAAACGGTAAGGTACCTGTGTTGGCTGCTGGTTCTATGATAACATCAGATGATGCACTTAAAGCCATGGAATTAGGTTTACCGCTTGTAGCTATTGGGCATGCGTTAATTATGAATCCTGATTGGGTTGAAAAGGTCGCAAATGGACTTGAAGCCGATATCGCTTCTGAGTTGGACTTAACGAAACTTGACCAGCTTAATATTCCAGAAAAACTATGGAATGTAATTCAAGCAAGGTCAGGTTGGTTTAATATTAGTAAATAA
- a CDS encoding MerR family transcriptional regulator, protein MLYPMKYVVENLNITAKTLRFYEEQGLLQDVSRDEIGRRVYNEQLVDWISFIRCLRETGMPLSKIKEYKELYEQGNSTFLYREEMLKQHKLEVQKKIDESIKNLEKINYKIAMYELQKEEVTKNPNHNFKCHRMESKIVK, encoded by the coding sequence ATGTTGTATCCAATGAAATATGTAGTGGAGAACTTAAATATAACGGCAAAGACACTTAGATTTTATGAAGAACAAGGGTTACTGCAAGATGTATCTCGTGATGAAATAGGTCGAAGAGTATATAATGAACAACTTGTAGATTGGATTTCTTTTATTCGTTGTCTTAGAGAAACAGGAATGCCACTTTCGAAAATTAAGGAATATAAGGAACTTTACGAACAAGGGAATTCTACCTTTTTGTATAGAGAAGAAATGTTAAAGCAACATAAATTGGAAGTGCAGAAGAAAATTGACGAAAGTATAAAAAATTTGGAAAAAATCAACTATAAAATCGCCATGTATGAACTTCAGAAAGAAGAGGTTACGAAAAATCCTAATCATAACTTTAAATGTCACCGTATGGAGAGTAAGATTGTGAAGTAA
- a CDS encoding CBO0543 family protein, with product MNQNEKAKIVGELYKDVDKVNDRYFDFWKEHTLLHWDWWVSLGLTIIPWVIWWEFRDKQNTARFMFSAFFIIITTCLLDFFGVVSGFWYYTGKVIPSIPSYFPWDFCLFPVSMTLLMQYRPYISPVKKSIFYSGIVSFVGEPFFDRIGFYTMVHWEYIYSFPIYIIIYLCADWVSKRKTFGTVSK from the coding sequence ATGAATCAAAATGAGAAAGCAAAAATAGTTGGAGAACTATATAAAGATGTAGATAAAGTAAACGATAGATATTTTGACTTTTGGAAGGAACATACCCTATTACATTGGGATTGGTGGGTTTCATTAGGCTTAACAATTATTCCTTGGGTTATATGGTGGGAATTTAGAGACAAACAGAACACTGCTCGTTTTATGTTTTCGGCTTTTTTTATCATAATAACTACTTGTTTGTTAGACTTTTTTGGTGTTGTCTCTGGTTTTTGGTACTACACAGGAAAAGTAATACCATCAATTCCCTCCTATTTTCCTTGGGATTTTTGTTTGTTTCCAGTATCAATGACTCTGTTAATGCAATATAGACCTTATATATCACCAGTTAAAAAGTCTATATTTTATAGCGGGATTGTTTCATTCGTTGGAGAACCTTTTTTTGACCGGATAGGATTTTATACCATGGTACATTGGGAATATATTTATTCCTTTCCCATTTATATAATTATTTATCTATGTGCAGATTGGGTAAGCAAACGGAAAACATTTGGAACGGTAAGTAAATAG
- a CDS encoding DUF3949 domain-containing protein, which produces MELYIFLSIVGLYVFISLLISPFQYRSLIELKEEEKKNKLKGKKQGEMYDAMNAGELSLQRNMQGNPLFFLSNIMVSIIYRIKHPKDRK; this is translated from the coding sequence ATGGAATTATACATTTTTTTATCAATTGTTGGTTTATATGTTTTTATTTCACTTTTGATATCACCTTTTCAATATCGTTCTTTAATAGAATTAAAAGAAGAAGAAAAAAAGAATAAATTAAAAGGTAAGAAACAAGGAGAAATGTACGACGCAATGAATGCTGGAGAATTAAGTCTTCAAAGGAATATGCAGGGGAACCCCTTATTCTTTCTTTCGAATATAATGGTTTCAATCATTTATAGAATTAAACATCCTAAAGATAGAAAGTAG
- a CDS encoding aldo/keto reductase, whose translation MFNETYKLSNGIEIPKLGLGTWLLDDVQAAQAIRDAVSIGYHHIDTAQAYMNEIGVGEGIRSCGVAREELFITTKVAAEAKTYDAVTKSIDESLVKMGLDYIDLLIIHSPQPWKEFREENRYFEENKEIWKAMEDAYKTGKVKAIGLSNFLQDDIENILSSCDIKPMVNQILAHVSNTPFELIELCKNKDILVEAYSPIAHGAVLDNAEIKVIADKYGVSVAQLCLRYCLQLGLVVIPKTANPDHMRNNADLDFTILDADMETLKNVDHIQNYGEHSFFPVFGGKLK comes from the coding sequence ATGTTTAACGAAACTTACAAATTATCAAATGGTATAGAAATTCCAAAATTAGGTCTTGGTACATGGCTACTTGACGATGTACAGGCAGCACAGGCAATCCGTGATGCGGTATCTATCGGATATCATCATATAGATACTGCTCAGGCGTATATGAATGAAATTGGTGTAGGCGAAGGAATCCGTTCCTGCGGTGTCGCAAGAGAAGAACTTTTCATCACGACAAAGGTTGCTGCAGAAGCAAAGACCTATGATGCTGTAACAAAGTCAATCGATGAGTCTTTAGTAAAGATGGGATTGGATTATATTGACCTACTGATTATCCACAGCCCACAGCCTTGGAAGGAATTCCGTGAGGAGAACCGTTACTTCGAGGAAAACAAAGAAATATGGAAAGCAATGGAGGATGCTTATAAGACAGGCAAGGTAAAGGCAATCGGTCTTTCTAACTTCCTTCAGGATGATATAGAAAATATTCTGTCAAGTTGTGATATCAAGCCCATGGTAAATCAAATATTGGCACATGTTAGCAATACTCCTTTCGAGTTAATTGAATTATGCAAGAATAAAGACATTCTGGTAGAGGCATATTCACCAATTGCTCATGGTGCAGTCCTTGATAATGCAGAAATTAAAGTCATAGCCGATAAGTACGGGGTATCAGTTGCCCAGCTTTGCCTACGTTATTGCTTACAACTTGGTCTTGTAGTAATACCTAAGACGGCAAATCCGGATCACATGAGAAACAATGCAGATCTTGATTTTACTATTCTAGATGCAGATATGGAGACTTTAAAGAATGTAGATCATATCCAGAATTATGGTGAGCATAGCTTCTTCCCGGTATTTGGCGGGAAATTAAAATAA
- a CDS encoding LacI family DNA-binding transcriptional regulator, which translates to MTNIKDLAKLAGVSVSTVSRVLNNYPYINQEKRNAVLKAIKDTNYYKNINAVNLSKGKTQMIGVVLPFLDYPYFSLILKGISRQANKHNYKLILFQTGYIESREMEAFQMLKQKQIDALIICSRSCDWSIIKEHLPFGPIVLCENLNEKVVSTAYMNHYKIFYEALKYLYDKGHRKIGYCIGRKSGPSSIERELAYKDFISQNKLPYNPNFIFDNCIHIEDGKKVVNQINAMDSPPTALLVTNDQAAAGIVTSCQKELISVPDQLAIIGFNNQPIAEIMNITTIEIPLVDIGNKLFLQAICGEISNKEFGVKFIERGTV; encoded by the coding sequence ATGACAAATATAAAAGATTTGGCGAAGCTGGCGGGCGTGTCTGTATCGACAGTCTCTCGTGTATTAAATAATTATCCATATATCAACCAAGAAAAAAGAAATGCTGTTTTAAAGGCAATTAAGGACACTAACTATTACAAAAACATAAATGCAGTAAATTTAAGCAAAGGTAAGACTCAGATGATTGGTGTCGTTTTACCATTTTTAGATTATCCCTACTTTTCCCTAATATTAAAAGGAATATCAAGACAAGCAAATAAACACAACTACAAGTTAATCCTATTTCAAACGGGTTATATTGAAAGCAGAGAAATGGAAGCGTTCCAAATGTTGAAACAAAAGCAAATCGACGCTTTAATTATTTGTTCAAGATCTTGTGATTGGTCAATCATCAAAGAACATTTGCCATTTGGACCCATAGTGTTATGTGAAAATCTTAATGAAAAAGTTGTGTCAACAGCCTATATGAATCATTACAAGATTTTTTATGAGGCACTAAAATATTTATATGATAAAGGGCATAGGAAAATTGGATATTGTATTGGTAGAAAGTCGGGACCGAGCAGTATTGAACGTGAATTAGCATATAAGGATTTTATTAGTCAGAATAAATTACCCTACAATCCTAACTTTATATTTGATAATTGTATTCATATTGAAGACGGTAAAAAAGTGGTTAACCAAATAAATGCTATGGATTCACCCCCAACTGCACTGTTGGTAACAAATGATCAAGCTGCTGCAGGGATTGTTACTAGTTGTCAAAAAGAACTTATATCAGTACCAGATCAACTCGCAATTATTGGTTTCAATAATCAGCCAATTGCGGAAATAATGAATATCACAACAATAGAAATTCCCCTTGTGGATATAGGTAATAAACTTTTTCTTCAAGCTATATGTGGTGAAATATCTAATAAGGAATTCGGAGTAAAATTTATTGAAAGAGGAACAGTTTAA
- a CDS encoding endonuclease/exonuclease/phosphatase family protein: MKLLTLNCHSWQEEDQIEKIKYLAQTIKEKSYDVIALQEVNQLIEEEYVYKNVKSSNFAYILLQELKKLEVTEYSLVWDSSNEIEEKYEEGLAILTKFPIVEEYSFYVSKVVDINNWKTRKIIGAKINYSNRPISFYSCHMGWWGDEEEPFKYHLDTLLQNVNQVEQFFLLGDFNNSTQLEGEGYEYLLNQGLYDTYPLAREKDNGITVKGKINGWDNNKKDLRIDLILSNQAVKVDYSSVIFNGKNKAVISDHFGVETKVVM, from the coding sequence ATGAAATTGCTAACATTAAACTGTCATTCCTGGCAAGAGGAAGATCAAATAGAAAAAATTAAATACCTCGCACAAACAATTAAAGAAAAATCATATGATGTTATTGCCTTACAAGAAGTAAATCAATTGATTGAGGAAGAGTATGTATATAAGAATGTGAAATCTAGTAATTTCGCTTACATATTGTTACAAGAGCTTAAAAAGTTAGAGGTAACAGAATATTCGTTGGTTTGGGACTCTTCAAATGAAATAGAGGAGAAGTATGAGGAGGGTCTTGCTATTCTAACAAAATTTCCAATCGTTGAAGAATATTCCTTCTATGTTTCAAAGGTTGTGGATATTAACAATTGGAAAACACGTAAAATTATTGGGGCTAAAATTAACTATAGTAATAGACCAATATCTTTTTATTCTTGTCATATGGGATGGTGGGGAGATGAAGAGGAACCATTTAAATACCATTTAGACACACTTCTACAAAATGTAAATCAGGTTGAGCAGTTCTTTCTGTTGGGGGATTTTAACAACAGCACTCAACTCGAAGGAGAAGGGTACGAATATTTGTTAAACCAAGGTCTTTATGATACTTATCCATTGGCTCGAGAAAAAGATAACGGAATAACAGTAAAAGGAAAAATAAATGGTTGGGATAATAATAAGAAAGACTTGCGTATCGACTTAATTTTGTCAAACCAGGCTGTTAAGGTAGATTATTCCAGTGTAATCTTCAATGGGAAAAACAAGGCAGTCATTTCCGACCATTTTGGTGTAGAAACAAAAGTAGTAATGTAA
- a CDS encoding CD3324 family protein, which produces MSYQYQKATEILPLEIIEEIQKYIDGGIIYIPKKSTNKVAWGTRTNTKQLLFSRNSAIYQDFSDGMTYEQLSQKYFLAIKSIQRIIRQVKKENKKII; this is translated from the coding sequence ATGAGCTATCAATATCAAAAAGCAACTGAAATCCTGCCATTAGAAATAATTGAAGAAATCCAAAAATATATTGATGGTGGAATTATATATATTCCAAAGAAATCCACAAATAAAGTAGCTTGGGGAACAAGAACGAATACAAAACAACTGTTGTTTTCCCGCAATTCGGCTATTTATCAGGATTTCTCTGACGGTATGACATATGAACAATTATCACAGAAATATTTTCTAGCTATAAAAAGTATTCAGCGAATAATTAGACAAGTGAAAAAAGAAAATAAAAAAATTATATAG
- the abc-f gene encoding ribosomal protection-like ABC-F family protein, giving the protein MELIKMTGIEKHFGGKLLFAFDKFIVYKNDIIGVVGLNGSGKTTLLEIINGDIAPDKGMIEVKGDISYYKQFGQYQESAGSWQLREFHSSSSISEGWFSGGEKTRVRLAETFSKNSSILLLDEPTANLDSNGIHLLKRNLEKYNTIMIISHDTTLLDELCNRIIEIDNKTIHCFDGNYTAYKQQKELQIFTEKREYENYQAKKKHLEEAYLQKKKQAEAITDKPKNMSSSEIRARSFLSTYKSFGGRQKAIAKQAKAVQSRIKQLDVKEKVEGQAKIQINFELTNPPKNKILIRGEEITFGYDYHLILNNASFEIRNKQKVAVLGDNGSGKSTLFSLIRNKYEGIYTVPKLKIGYLYQEFENLQPDKTLLESVLVDSVQENDTVYTVLMNLLFSIEDFDKKVAVLSGGEKIRLSFAKLIVSDYNLLILDEPTNYLDLPSIEVIKSVLKEYEGTIIFASHDEAFINELSTELLIIDNKKLKGYQGTLDEFKNSKTEANIEHLQQEIEQFQLSQVKSLLENETNPRKIEKIKKKYEEMTREYKGE; this is encoded by the coding sequence ATGGAATTGATAAAAATGACAGGTATTGAAAAGCATTTTGGTGGTAAGCTTCTTTTTGCTTTTGATAAATTTATTGTTTATAAGAACGATATTATTGGTGTGGTCGGGTTAAACGGAAGTGGAAAAACGACTTTGTTGGAGATCATTAACGGTGATATAGCTCCTGACAAGGGGATGATTGAGGTTAAGGGTGATATCTCTTATTATAAACAATTTGGTCAATACCAGGAATCAGCAGGATCTTGGCAATTGAGAGAATTCCACTCTAGCTCATCAATATCAGAAGGTTGGTTCAGTGGTGGGGAAAAAACTCGTGTACGTTTAGCTGAGACTTTTTCTAAGAATAGTTCAATCCTTTTGCTAGATGAACCAACAGCGAATTTAGATTCTAATGGGATTCATTTGCTAAAGCGAAATTTGGAAAAATATAATACGATAATGATTATTAGCCACGATACAACTTTATTAGATGAATTGTGTAATAGAATTATTGAGATTGACAACAAAACCATACACTGTTTTGACGGGAATTATACAGCGTACAAACAACAGAAAGAACTTCAAATTTTCACAGAGAAAAGAGAATACGAAAATTATCAAGCAAAGAAAAAGCATTTAGAGGAAGCTTATTTGCAGAAAAAAAAGCAAGCTGAAGCGATAACAGATAAGCCAAAGAATATGAGTAGTTCTGAAATTCGAGCTAGAAGCTTCTTATCTACTTATAAGTCTTTTGGAGGGCGACAAAAAGCAATAGCAAAGCAAGCAAAAGCTGTGCAATCACGTATAAAGCAGTTAGATGTAAAAGAAAAGGTCGAAGGACAGGCAAAAATTCAAATTAATTTTGAACTAACAAATCCTCCGAAAAATAAAATATTAATTCGCGGTGAAGAAATAACTTTTGGATATGATTATCATTTGATTTTAAATAACGCCTCTTTTGAAATCCGAAACAAGCAAAAAGTTGCTGTATTGGGGGATAATGGCAGTGGTAAATCGACTCTTTTTTCTTTAATAAGAAATAAGTATGAGGGGATCTATACTGTACCAAAATTAAAAATTGGTTATCTGTACCAAGAGTTTGAAAATTTGCAGCCAGATAAAACTTTACTGGAGTCTGTCTTGGTTGATAGTGTACAAGAAAATGATACTGTATATACAGTATTAATGAATTTACTGTTTTCAATTGAGGATTTTGATAAAAAGGTTGCAGTACTTAGTGGTGGAGAAAAAATTAGGTTATCTTTTGCAAAGTTGATTGTATCAGATTATAATTTGCTTATTTTAGATGAACCTACAAACTATTTGGATTTACCGTCAATTGAGGTAATAAAAAGTGTTTTAAAAGAATATGAAGGAACGATAATATTTGCCAGTCATGATGAAGCGTTTATTAATGAGCTTAGTACTGAACTTTTAATTATTGATAATAAAAAGCTAAAAGGTTATCAGGGAACTCTAGATGAATTCAAGAATAGTAAAACAGAAGCAAATATTGAACATCTACAACAGGAAATAGAACAATTCCAGTTAAGTCAAGTAAAATCCCTTTTGGAAAATGAAACAAATCCTAGAAAAATAGAGAAGATAAAGAAGAAATATGAAGAGATGACTAGGGAATATAAAGGAGAGTAA